From a region of the Bermanella marisrubri genome:
- the flgL gene encoding flagellar hook-associated protein FlgL: MRISTMQQFNSGLRSILNNQESTQRTQQQISSGRRVLTPADDPIAATQILQLQQDISLRDQYEKNITSARNRLNLEDSILGGVIDNIDRIRELTVNAGNGSMTKEDRGYIASEIEERLDALVDLMNTKDASNTYIFGGFKGETVPFQERPGGGVTYQGDDGERFLEISNSTKIQTSDTGKNIFVDVQSAQNTFYTRDNERNLGTGFISNGFVMDQEAYDEFYPEDIVIRFNPDGFITPPGPNFSVLSQSDNRPIDGLAGVAYSPGTELVVKGAAFKIAGQPEQGDSFFVTSSPKQSLTDTVASLMEGLRTLEDNPEQSAQLDVLIENTLNNLDFAQTSVSEVRSEVGGRLNTVDNIESLHKDVDLVSQDILSQLQDVDFAEAVSRLSLESLLLEASQQSFAQINRLTLFNQL, encoded by the coding sequence ATGCGTATTTCAACCATGCAGCAGTTTAATTCAGGCTTGCGCTCTATTTTAAACAATCAAGAATCGACACAACGTACACAACAACAGATCTCTAGTGGTCGTCGTGTTTTGACACCAGCGGATGATCCAATCGCCGCAACCCAAATATTGCAGCTGCAGCAAGATATTAGTTTGCGTGATCAATACGAGAAAAACATAACCTCAGCGAGAAACCGATTGAATTTAGAGGACTCCATCTTAGGTGGTGTCATTGATAATATTGACCGAATTCGAGAACTCACGGTGAATGCTGGTAACGGCTCCATGACAAAGGAAGATCGAGGTTATATTGCGAGTGAAATAGAGGAACGTCTTGATGCACTGGTTGATTTGATGAACACTAAAGACGCCAGTAACACATATATTTTTGGTGGCTTTAAAGGCGAAACGGTACCTTTTCAGGAAAGACCTGGTGGGGGCGTAACCTATCAAGGCGATGATGGTGAGCGCTTTTTAGAAATTAGTAATAGTACCAAGATTCAGACAAGTGATACTGGGAAGAACATTTTTGTTGATGTGCAAAGTGCCCAGAATACATTCTACACTCGTGACAATGAACGTAATTTGGGAACAGGGTTTATCAGTAATGGATTTGTTATGGATCAAGAAGCCTATGATGAATTCTATCCTGAAGACATTGTTATACGTTTTAATCCAGATGGATTTATTACGCCACCAGGACCCAATTTCTCGGTGCTTAGCCAAAGCGATAATAGGCCAATAGATGGCTTGGCTGGCGTTGCTTATTCGCCAGGTACAGAGCTAGTGGTGAAAGGTGCTGCGTTCAAAATTGCGGGACAACCAGAACAAGGCGATAGTTTTTTTGTTACGAGTAGCCCTAAACAGTCACTAACCGATACGGTGGCTAGTTTAATGGAGGGGTTACGGACGCTAGAAGATAACCCTGAGCAAAGTGCTCAATTGGATGTTTTGATTGAAAATACTCTCAATAACCTCGATTTCGCTCAAACATCTGTGTCTGAAGTACGCTCTGAAGTGGGTGGAAGACTTAATACGGTAGATAATATCGAGAGCCTACATAAAGATGTAGACCTAGTAAGCCAAGATATACTTAGTCAACTACAAGATGTGGACTTTGCTGAAGCGGTTAGTCGCTTGTCACTCGAATCGCTATTGCTAGAGGCATCTCAACAGAGCTTTGCTCAAATCAATCGGTTGACACTGTTTAATCAGCTTTAG